A single Tenacibaculum sp. 190524A02b DNA region contains:
- a CDS encoding PspC domain-containing protein, with amino-acid sequence MMRFIHSVRLFFERNGFYVSSRLADRLGMRAVNVRLFFIYISFVTVGLSFGLYLTLAFLLRLKDMIYTKRSSVFDL; translated from the coding sequence ATGATGAGATTTATTCATTCAGTTAGACTTTTTTTTGAAAGAAACGGATTTTATGTGTCTTCAAGACTAGCAGATAGGTTGGGAATGCGAGCAGTAAATGTTAGGCTATTTTTCATATACATATCTTTTGTAACTGTAGGTTTATCCTTTGGTTTGTATTTAACATTAGCTTTTTTATTAAGGTTAAAAGATATGATTTATACCAAACGTAGTTCTGTTTTTGATTTATAA
- a CDS encoding class I SAM-dependent methyltransferase has protein sequence MQQQNQNIEIHETAFVISTFRSLNENLSGDIYAKLWSNSKTNTWLKEYLEEVSSEEVLTHCLRNRFFLEEIKKANPEVLINFGCGFSMYPFLLNEKIINVEIDKFEVITYKKQKIKEFQEIGELPKRELHFIGVDFRESYQEKLLLQLKKIVKNRSCFILIEGVLFFLTRKDTENLFYFFSKLQIKGDCIGSASFQNSLKQTKAFHKLLQFFNKKVSKTKSSDWQTIEDEFYLKIPKYKLSNHQDYFSLSEKYKNKVNLDKDLILNENFYILKRTI, from the coding sequence ATGCAACAACAAAACCAAAATATAGAAATACACGAAACTGCTTTTGTTATCTCAACATTCAGGTCATTAAATGAAAACTTGAGTGGTGATATCTATGCTAAATTATGGAGCAACTCTAAAACAAATACTTGGTTAAAAGAGTATTTAGAAGAAGTTAGCTCAGAAGAAGTGTTAACCCATTGTTTACGTAATAGGTTTTTTCTGGAAGAAATAAAAAAAGCAAATCCAGAAGTACTTATAAATTTTGGGTGTGGTTTTAGCATGTATCCTTTTTTATTAAATGAAAAAATAATTAATGTTGAAATAGATAAGTTTGAAGTAATAACTTATAAGAAACAAAAGATTAAAGAGTTTCAAGAAATAGGTGAATTGCCTAAACGAGAACTACATTTTATTGGGGTAGATTTTAGAGAAAGTTATCAAGAGAAGTTACTTCTACAACTAAAGAAGATAGTTAAAAATAGATCTTGTTTTATTTTAATAGAAGGCGTTTTGTTTTTTTTGACAAGAAAAGATACTGAGAATTTATTTTATTTTTTTTCTAAATTACAAATAAAAGGAGATTGCATAGGAAGTGCTTCTTTTCAAAATAGTTTAAAACAAACAAAAGCATTTCATAAACTTTTACAATTTTTTAATAAAAAGGTATCAAAAACTAAATCATCTGATTGGCAAACTATAGAAGATGAATTTTATTTAAAAATACCTAAATATAAATTGAGTAACCATCAGGATTATTTTAGTTTGTCAGAAAAATATAAGAACAAAGTCAATTTAGATAAAGATTTAATTTTAAACGAGAACTTTTACATTTTAAAAAGAACAATATGA